Proteins encoded together in one Anaerotignum propionicum DSM 1682 window:
- a CDS encoding prepilin peptidase, which produces MQANGQANGIAQAVLFSFLLILVSVEDVKKREIPPLFCVGVALCALLNFKAENLLGLGIPMILWITAAWICPEQLGGGDIKLTAAVSLVLGFTATAYGVILAFSLELAVFIILKHRRKLTKQEAKEFPMPLAPFLTIGFLVTYFMNFGGLML; this is translated from the coding sequence ATGCAGGCTAACGGGCAGGCTAACGGCATCGCACAGGCGGTGCTTTTTTCTTTTCTGCTGATTTTGGTGTCTGTGGAAGATGTGAAAAAAAGAGAGATTCCACCACTGTTTTGTGTAGGAGTTGCCCTCTGTGCACTGCTGAATTTTAAGGCGGAAAATCTTTTGGGACTTGGCATTCCAATGATTTTATGGATAACCGCCGCATGGATTTGCCCAGAACAGCTTGGCGGTGGAGATATTAAACTCACTGCCGCTGTAAGCCTTGTTCTTGGCTTTACTGCCACAGCATATGGCGTTATCCTTGCCTTTTCCCTTGAACTGGCAGTATTTATTATTTTAAAGCACAGGCGAAAGCTTACAAAGCAAGAGGCAAAGGAGTTTCCAATGCCTCTTGCTCCTTTTTTAACCATTGGCTTTTTAGTAACATATTTTATGAATTTTGGAGGACTGATGCTATGA
- a CDS encoding DUF6133 family protein codes for MYSFFMMQSTRMQFAVSNNRGENYVDSAVKILIAVVLGGLLLAGLYALFGDVVIPTLETKIKEMFNYAG; via the coding sequence ATGTACTCATTTTTTATGATGCAGTCTACAAGAATGCAGTTTGCCGTTAGTAACAACCGTGGCGAGAATTATGTTGATTCGGCAGTCAAAATACTCATTGCTGTAGTTTTGGGTGGCCTGCTACTAGCAGGACTTTATGCATTGTTTGGTGATGTGGTTATACCCACTCTGGAAACCAAAATTAAGGAAATGTTCAACTATGCAGGCTAA
- a CDS encoding S-layer homology domain-containing protein, whose translation MKQNLKKTTSLFLIICLVLVMFSESVYAEKPIFQDSLGHWAEDAILKLTDEGVISGFPDGLCHPDEIITRAEFTALVDRKIERNKDGAVNRPSDFTDIKGHWAEKNITKLTSLDIILEEEYPEKQFSPDEPITRLEMVKMLVRALGTENHSTDCICELDFTDAQLIKSEDKIYVCMGKKYRIISGYPDGTMQPGGSATRAEAFKMLVKEEEASEQIKREKEQSSVIENPEGKNSHGGSGGASYVPEPQFSFILPETVYVGEEIDIKSESQNVSAVAWAVLKNGISVEIPDVMEGELKSNGGIVKIKEKGTYTFTATAKNSVGKEITCEQTVTVYPVVTADFYMPQTAHTDTSIAVDLKTENLGQNLVVWYLIKDGMAVKLENAVTGELGNKGGTVQFNSKGSYELTATITDELGKVCTVSKNIDIYPVAEINLTLQSVTHTDKTIAFHVQTKDAEEMTVNWSLKKDGEPVDIKNFIEGELSLGENNIRFKEKGVYQITATLTDKTGRIFIDTAEITAYPVGTVGFYLPSVLHTDDTVNVEATLNEIGNHTALWSLNKDGKDVQLSEFISGDLTNEGGEVGFKEKGIYILKASFTDDGQRAYSYEQQIKVYPVPTVSYTQPQYAHTDTGIEITVKSTDLDGLTIKWLVDNSFGYQDWSTFVEGSLSDAGGNIKFKRAGIYELVARVTDETGRVFLFEPKKTTEVLPVLTIDFNLPKVAYTDTTIDLRTSGHNNALPVEWSLNKNGQAVSLSKVLDGTLNALGGKVTFKEYGEFVLTATMTDFLGRSYTHSEEIKIMPVLDFTFTMPSDVHYGNSFPVTISNAKHTENASIVWALTKNGETESYTGALTEKGGNISISNTGKFVFTSVATDILGRESRCTQEITVTNTAPTITNLVAIPTRTVKDGKFLVNISATAADADGDKFELEWDGRVADGYYAVGTHTMKVRAKDIAGAYSDWTVKTFTVVNSAPTITNFTVTPTRTVKDGKFLVNVSATAVDADGDKFELEWDGKVEDGYYSVGTHTVKVRAKDIAGECSQWAVKTFTVVNVAPTITNFTVTPTRTVKDGKFLVNISATAADTDGDKFELEWEGKVADGYYAVGTHTVKIRAKDTAGAYSQWAVKTFTIASSAPTITNFTVTPTRTVKDGKFLVNISATAADADGDTTVLEWQGKNADGYYAVGTYTIKVRAKDAVGSYSPWSEKTFTVANSAPERPVITRTPNGNSVTPGTAVIITAQSSDADGDAITYVWENRPSESAVYPLGKNVVRVKAVDSAGAESPWAAIMFFVADSNGSGGMTLSGPDSTILENGIEGATITGYTFTVPPVSGHSGNDYGRVRGYNILTEAWDQLDYETTNNGITFERSLNSGLYSKLEFYYYTNHNCMYNKSNITYTVDYYFE comes from the coding sequence ATGAAACAGAACCTAAAAAAGACAACTTCTCTATTTTTGATTATTTGTCTTGTACTAGTAATGTTTAGTGAGAGTGTATATGCAGAAAAGCCAATATTTCAAGACAGTTTAGGGCATTGGGCAGAGGACGCCATCCTAAAGCTGACGGATGAGGGTGTGATATCTGGGTTTCCCGATGGCCTTTGTCATCCCGATGAAATCATAACAAGAGCAGAATTTACAGCACTGGTTGACCGCAAAATAGAAAGGAATAAAGATGGTGCAGTCAATAGACCTTCTGATTTTACTGATATCAAGGGACATTGGGCGGAAAAAAACATCACCAAGTTGACCAGCCTTGATATTATTTTAGAAGAAGAATATCCAGAAAAACAATTTTCCCCAGATGAGCCGATTACCAGATTGGAGATGGTGAAAATGCTGGTTCGTGCATTGGGGACAGAAAATCACAGTACAGATTGTATCTGTGAACTTGACTTTACCGATGCACAGTTGATTAAAAGCGAGGATAAGATCTACGTTTGCATGGGGAAGAAATATCGCATTATTAGTGGTTATCCCGATGGAACGATGCAACCGGGTGGCAGTGCAACCCGTGCAGAAGCCTTTAAAATGCTTGTAAAAGAGGAAGAAGCCAGCGAACAGATTAAGAGAGAGAAAGAACAAAGTTCTGTGATTGAAAATCCAGAGGGGAAAAACTCCCATGGAGGCAGTGGCGGTGCATCTTATGTGCCTGAGCCACAGTTTAGTTTCATTCTTCCCGAAACAGTGTATGTGGGAGAAGAAATTGATATTAAAAGCGAAAGCCAGAATGTAAGCGCAGTAGCTTGGGCTGTCTTGAAAAATGGTATTTCCGTGGAAATACCTGACGTTATGGAGGGAGAACTAAAGTCAAACGGCGGTATTGTCAAAATCAAGGAAAAGGGGACATACACCTTTACTGCAACAGCAAAAAATAGTGTTGGAAAGGAAATCACCTGTGAGCAAACCGTTACAGTTTACCCTGTGGTGACGGCAGACTTCTATATGCCACAAACAGCACATACAGACACCAGCATTGCTGTGGATTTGAAAACAGAAAATCTTGGTCAAAACCTTGTAGTATGGTATCTGATAAAAGATGGTATGGCAGTGAAGCTTGAAAATGCCGTTACAGGAGAACTTGGTAATAAAGGGGGAACGGTGCAGTTTAACAGCAAAGGCAGTTATGAACTTACTGCAACGATTACCGATGAGCTTGGTAAGGTTTGTACGGTATCAAAGAATATTGATATTTATCCTGTTGCAGAAATCAATTTGACCTTGCAGTCTGTTACCCATACAGACAAAACCATTGCTTTCCATGTTCAGACAAAAGACGCTGAGGAGATGACCGTAAATTGGTCACTTAAGAAAGATGGAGAACCCGTAGATATTAAAAATTTCATTGAGGGTGAACTTAGCCTTGGAGAAAACAATATTCGTTTCAAGGAAAAGGGTGTTTATCAGATTACAGCTACACTAACTGATAAAACAGGGCGAATTTTTATAGATACGGCAGAAATAACTGCATATCCTGTTGGCACTGTTGGTTTTTATCTACCATCTGTTCTCCACACCGATGATACAGTAAATGTGGAAGCAACACTAAACGAAATCGGAAACCATACTGCTTTGTGGTCTCTTAATAAAGACGGTAAAGATGTACAGCTTTCTGAATTTATCAGTGGGGATTTGACCAATGAAGGTGGGGAGGTGGGTTTCAAGGAAAAAGGAATTTATATTCTGAAAGCTTCCTTTACCGATGACGGACAGAGAGCCTATTCCTATGAACAGCAAATTAAGGTGTATCCTGTGCCAACGGTCAGCTATACGCAACCGCAATATGCACATACGGATACAGGAATTGAAATAACGGTAAAAAGCACAGATTTGGATGGGCTCACCATTAAATGGCTTGTAGATAACAGCTTTGGTTATCAAGATTGGAGTACCTTTGTGGAGGGTTCGCTTTCCGATGCAGGAGGAAATATCAAGTTTAAGCGGGCAGGAATTTACGAGCTTGTTGCCAGAGTGACTGATGAAACAGGCAGAGTATTCCTTTTTGAGCCAAAGAAAACAACCGAGGTTTTGCCAGTGCTGACAATTGACTTCAACCTACCGAAAGTGGCTTACACCGATACTACAATTGACCTGAGAACAAGCGGGCATAACAATGCCCTCCCAGTGGAATGGTCGCTGAATAAAAACGGTCAGGCTGTCTCTTTAAGCAAAGTGCTTGATGGAACATTGAATGCACTTGGTGGAAAGGTGACTTTCAAGGAATATGGTGAGTTTGTTTTAACGGCAACCATGACAGACTTTTTAGGAAGAAGCTATACCCACAGTGAAGAAATCAAAATTATGCCGGTATTGGATTTTACTTTCACAATGCCGTCAGATGTTCACTATGGAAATAGTTTTCCAGTGACGATTTCAAATGCAAAGCATACTGAAAATGCATCGATTGTTTGGGCACTTACCAAAAATGGCGAAACAGAAAGCTATACAGGAGCACTGACTGAAAAAGGTGGAAATATTTCAATTTCAAATACCGGTAAATTTGTATTTACTTCTGTTGCAACTGATATTCTTGGCAGAGAGAGTAGGTGTACCCAGGAAATCACAGTGACCAACACTGCACCGACTATCACAAATCTTGTAGCAATCCCAACCAGAACCGTGAAAGATGGCAAATTTCTGGTGAACATTTCTGCCACGGCGGCTGATGCAGACGGAGATAAATTTGAACTTGAGTGGGATGGCAGAGTGGCAGACGGTTATTATGCAGTAGGAACCCATACGATGAAGGTCCGTGCCAAAGATATTGCAGGGGCGTATTCCGATTGGACAGTGAAAACTTTTACTGTAGTGAACAGTGCACCGACCATTACAAACTTTACAGTAACTCCCACTAGAACAGTGAAAGATGGTAAATTTCTTGTGAATGTTTCTGCTACAGCGGTAGATGCAGACGGAGATAAATTTGAGCTTGAGTGGGACGGCAAAGTGGAAGACGGTTACTATTCGGTAGGAACACATACCGTGAAGGTTCGTGCAAAAGACATTGCAGGAGAGTGCTCTCAGTGGGCGGTAAAAACCTTTACTGTGGTAAACGTAGCACCGACTATAACAAACTTTACAGTAACTCCCACTAGAACAGTGAAAGATGGTAAATTTCTGGTGAATATTTCTGCTACAGCGGCGGATACAGATGGAGATAAATTTGAGCTTGAGTGGGAAGGCAAAGTGGCAGACGGTTACTATGCGGTAGGAACACATACTGTGAAGATTCGTGCAAAAGATACTGCAGGGGCGTATTCCCAGTGGGCTGTGAAGACGTTTACAATTGCAAGCAGTGCACCGACTATTACAAACTTTACAGTAACCCCAACCAGAACAGTGAAAGATGGCAAATTTTTAGTGAACATTTCTGCTACAGCGGCGGATGCAGATGGAGATACAACTGTGCTTGAATGGCAGGGCAAAAATGCAGATGGCTACTATGCAGTAGGTACATACACCATAAAGGTTCGTGCAAAAGATGCAGTAGGCTCCTATTCTCCGTGGTCGGAAAAGACATTCACTGTAGCAAACTCTGCACCGGAACGGCCTGTGATTACCAGAACTCCTAATGGAAACAGCGTTACACCCGGAACTGCAGTAATCATCACAGCACAAAGCAGTGATGCAGATGGAGATGCCATCACCTATGTATGGGAGAACAGACCATCGGAATCGGCAGTGTACCCTTTAGGCAAAAATGTAGTGAGAGTCAAGGCTGTAGATAGTGCAGGAGCAGAATCTCCTTGGGCTGCCATTATGTTCTTCGTTGCTGATTCAAACGGTTCGGGCGGTATGACTTTGTCAGGCCCAGACTCTACCATTTTGGAAAATGGCATTGAAGGAGCTACTATCACGGGATATACCTTTACCGTTCCCCCTGTATCGGGTCACAGCGGTAACGATTACGGCAGAGTTAGAGGGTATAACATACTTACAGAAGCATGGGATCAGCTTGACTATGAAACAACGAATAACGGTATCACTTTTGAACGAAGTCTAAACAGTGGACTATATTCCAAATTGGAATTCTACTACTACACAAACCATAATTGCATGTACAACAAATCTAACATAACTTACACCGTCGATTATTATTTTGAATAA
- a CDS encoding DUF6133 family protein, which translates to MQVQSFFILQSAKLRFAAANNRGENYVDSAVKILIAVVLGGLLLAGLYALFGDVVMPTLETKIKEMFNYAG; encoded by the coding sequence ATGCAGGTACAGTCGTTTTTTATATTGCAGTCTGCAAAACTGCGGTTTGCAGCAGCCAATAACCGTGGTGAAAATTACGTAGACAGTGCCGTTAAAATACTTATTGCTGTGGTTTTGGGAGGACTACTTCTTGCAGGACTTTATGCATTATTTGGGGATGTGGTGATGCCAACCTTGGAAACCAAGATTAAGGAAATGTTCAATTATGCTGGCTGA
- a CDS encoding SpoVG family protein: MKKNNQLNYDVKIQSIRAEGTLKATATVNINEAFVIRGVKVKDGSKGLFVTMPSYKAGNGEYKDICFPCTAEARKEFDQAVMGAYEQALSQKQEQKQETSTQEQSSAPTMTM; encoded by the coding sequence ATGAAGAAAAACAACCAGCTTAACTATGATGTGAAAATCCAAAGCATAAGAGCAGAAGGTACTTTAAAGGCAACGGCAACTGTGAATATTAATGAAGCCTTTGTCATTCGGGGTGTTAAGGTGAAGGATGGCAGTAAAGGCCTATTTGTTACCATGCCCAGCTACAAAGCAGGAAACGGAGAATACAAGGATATTTGTTTTCCTTGCACCGCAGAAGCAAGAAAGGAATTTGACCAAGCAGTGATGGGTGCATATGAACAGGCATTGTCTCAAAAGCAGGAGCAAAAACAAGAGACATCCACACAGGAGCAAAGCAGTGCTCCAACGATGACCATGTGA
- a CDS encoding YodL domain-containing protein has translation MSNIQIKKGFIYYYGNPAGYVKEQNAVVDTMFQREELKEWLAEKNLSATWTDGVFERLSRGEKLAELNGESKPLKRVRIWQLKADSDFDLRFISLEESQKKFGEPRIENYETVYDGELATNDLEGIYTKFNIDHPHGYEGHSLSMSDVVELYDDEGSVFHYVDRIGFKEIDFEQPKQDMSIKM, from the coding sequence ATGAGTAATATACAAATCAAAAAGGGCTTTATTTACTACTACGGTAATCCAGCTGGATATGTAAAAGAGCAAAATGCAGTGGTGGATACCATGTTTCAAAGGGAAGAACTGAAAGAATGGCTGGCCGAGAAAAATCTCTCAGCCACTTGGACAGACGGTGTATTTGAACGGCTTTCCAGGGGTGAAAAGCTGGCAGAATTAAATGGGGAAAGCAAGCCACTAAAAAGAGTCCGAATCTGGCAGCTAAAAGCCGATTCGGACTTTGATTTGCGGTTTATTTCTTTGGAAGAGAGCCAAAAGAAATTTGGTGAACCAAGGATTGAAAATTATGAAACCGTTTATGATGGCGAGCTTGCTACCAACGATTTAGAGGGGATCTATACCAAATTCAATATTGACCACCCTCACGGTTATGAGGGGCATTCCCTGTCCATGTCCGATGTAGTGGAACTTTATGATGACGAAGGGAGTGTTTTTCATTATGTAGACCGAATTGGGTTTAAGGAGATTGACTTCGAACAGCCGAAACAGGACATGTCAATAAAAATGTAA
- a CDS encoding DUF3849 domain-containing protein: MDKNYVYPYSFQFAKGNKELSLYKESHKANVDCKNAIEKAISQHFDGLRLEKNTAEQVISQFGYDRVNFVLANSVQQKSYDGRFSRDNKEWANSFFILPDKIQGFDKRLEYAVDSHPAVLEGFINQARRAYQALNLWEAKHCNDATGLNFEGKVMVLRATNLKDEYKNPRDQLVLCESGFGCSPTASGRKVFGRFLADGERCQYERSDFIGELKAEHLPDWAVEKRKEMGVSMVEGQSMGGMEMQ, translated from the coding sequence ATGGATAAGAATTATGTATATCCTTATAGTTTTCAGTTTGCAAAGGGAAATAAGGAGCTAAGTTTATACAAGGAATCCCATAAAGCAAATGTAGATTGTAAAAATGCCATTGAAAAAGCCATCAGTCAACATTTCGATGGCCTAAGGCTTGAAAAAAACACGGCAGAGCAAGTGATTTCTCAGTTTGGCTATGACAGAGTTAATTTTGTTCTTGCTAATTCAGTACAGCAAAAAAGTTATGACGGCAGGTTTTCTCGTGACAATAAGGAGTGGGCAAATAGTTTTTTTATTCTACCCGATAAGATTCAGGGCTTTGATAAACGGCTGGAGTATGCAGTGGATAGTCACCCTGCAGTGCTGGAGGGCTTTATCAATCAGGCAAGGCGAGCCTACCAAGCCTTGAATTTGTGGGAAGCAAAACATTGTAACGATGCCACGGGGCTTAACTTTGAGGGGAAGGTGATGGTGCTTCGTGCCACGAACCTCAAGGATGAGTATAAAAATCCTCGAGACCAGCTTGTTTTGTGTGAGAGCGGATTTGGCTGTTCTCCCACAGCTAGTGGAAGAAAGGTGTTCGGACGATTTCTGGCTGACGGTGAGCGTTGTCAGTATGAACGCTCAGATTTTATTGGAGAATTAAAAGCGGAACACCTACCTGACTGGGCAGTTGAAAAGCGAAAGGAGATGGGAGTGAGCATGGTGGAAGGTCAAAGCATGGGGGGAATGGAAATGCAGTAA
- a CDS encoding DNA adenine methylase, whose product MNSFISWIGGKKALRKLLYKLFPKNHTRYIEVFGGGGWVLFGKRQRKNCMEVYNDFNSNLVNLFLCVKERPLAFLKELGFLPLCSRGEFGVLRKFIEQEEFTDAYMAEELELAEKFIPPPSVDEMKLLYEKKSQLYEVKRAAAFFKLIKYSYGSSTTSFGGQPCDIRKCFKIIWEASERLKDVVIENKDFEDFIKQYDREGAFIYCDPPYFGTEGHYAVGFAKENHVRLRDTLLACKGLWMVSYNDCEYIRELYKDFHIRTVVRINNLAQRYEGGAEYREVIITNFDPKKMVIKDLSFQMNLFSDLDDEDEQFEYYLKED is encoded by the coding sequence GTGAATAGCTTTATTTCGTGGATTGGTGGGAAAAAGGCTTTAAGAAAGCTATTATATAAGCTGTTTCCTAAAAATCATACACGTTATATAGAAGTATTTGGAGGTGGTGGATGGGTACTCTTTGGGAAAAGGCAGAGAAAGAACTGCATGGAGGTTTACAACGATTTTAATTCAAATCTTGTAAACCTTTTTTTATGTGTGAAAGAACGTCCCCTTGCTTTTCTAAAAGAGCTTGGGTTTTTACCTTTGTGTTCAAGAGGTGAATTTGGGGTTTTGAGAAAGTTTATTGAACAGGAAGAATTTACAGATGCCTATATGGCTGAGGAGCTGGAATTGGCAGAAAAATTTATCCCTCCTCCGTCGGTTGATGAAATGAAGCTTTTATATGAAAAGAAATCCCAGCTCTATGAAGTAAAAAGAGCAGCCGCTTTTTTCAAATTGATAAAGTACAGCTATGGCAGTAGTACAACATCCTTTGGTGGTCAGCCATGTGATATTCGAAAGTGTTTCAAAATCATATGGGAAGCCTCAGAACGATTAAAGGACGTTGTTATAGAAAACAAAGATTTTGAGGACTTCATTAAACAGTATGACAGGGAGGGAGCATTCATCTACTGTGATCCGCCTTACTTTGGAACAGAGGGGCATTACGCTGTGGGTTTTGCAAAAGAAAATCACGTAAGACTTCGGGATACTCTTTTAGCTTGCAAGGGACTTTGGATGGTGTCCTATAACGATTGTGAGTACATCAGGGAGTTGTATAAGGATTTTCATATTCGCACAGTTGTCCGTATTAATAACTTGGCTCAGCGTTATGAAGGAGGTGCGGAGTATAGAGAAGTGATTATTACAAATTTTGATCCAAAGAAGATGGTTATAAAGGATTTGAGCTTTCAAATGAATCTTTTTTCTGATTTGGACGACGAGGATGAACAGTTTGAATATTACTTAAAAGAGGATTAG
- a CDS encoding BRO family protein has product MHELMIFEKEEFGKIRTLLIDGEPWFVGKDAAEILGYSNTRDSLSKHVEKEDKAGVAIHDGRQNRVMIAINESGLYSLIFSSKLPTAKKFKRWVTTEVLPSIRKHGVYITMPKLGEIMANPESLELLLKQLLLETQKNKKLKNEVATLVPKGKYFDKLIDSEMLTDFRTTAKELGLKPMAFTQFLIDKKYVYRDKHQRILPMQPYVHYGIFAIKDFYNNGYHATQTLITVLGKLHFLEQIGDKEQI; this is encoded by the coding sequence ATGCATGAACTTATGATTTTTGAAAAAGAGGAATTCGGCAAAATAAGAACTTTATTAATTGACGGAGAACCTTGGTTTGTGGGAAAAGATGCGGCAGAAATATTAGGATATTCCAATACCAGAGACAGCCTTTCCAAACATGTGGAGAAGGAAGATAAGGCTGGCGTCGCAATTCACGACGGCAGGCAAAATCGAGTAATGATAGCAATCAACGAAAGTGGTCTTTATTCCCTTATTTTCTCCAGTAAGCTGCCAACTGCCAAAAAGTTTAAACGCTGGGTAACCACGGAAGTTTTGCCGTCCATTAGAAAACATGGAGTTTATATTACCATGCCAAAGCTTGGTGAGATTATGGCAAATCCTGAAAGCTTGGAATTGCTTTTAAAACAGCTTCTACTTGAAACACAGAAAAACAAGAAACTAAAAAATGAGGTTGCAACCCTTGTACCCAAGGGGAAATATTTTGATAAATTGATTGATTCTGAAATGCTCACTGATTTTCGCACCACTGCCAAGGAATTAGGGCTAAAGCCAATGGCGTTTACTCAATTTCTGATTGATAAAAAATACGTCTACCGTGATAAACATCAAAGGATTCTTCCAATGCAGCCTTATGTGCATTATGGAATTTTTGCAATCAAAGACTTTTACAACAATGGGTATCATGCTACGCAGACACTGATCACTGTTCTTGGAAAGCTTCATTTTTTAGAACAAATAGGGGATAAAGAACAAATTTAA
- a CDS encoding site-specific integrase → MESLTITKLIEKAHENLLKQNPSERYIRRHKHIWKLFSNYAHKHKITCFSSELVGCFLKEELNIEYTDENLNGNISVHDFETFVRPLLMLSILQSGGTILRISKFNRTEDIEYYREIMKHYEELCQKRNNSKSTINAKLYTIRPFLLHLAQSGIADIAQMKAEHIHQYTIFIAARALKSINQKMCHLRTFIEFLYEQKYISTDLSKCVLKAQKPRPRLAQTWTKEEIERILGVIERGTSVGKRDYAVFMLVTQLGLRTGDIVNMTFDNLLWAECKIRFIQDKTGKPQELPLTATVGDAIIDYLKYGRPKDDCSQYVFVRHAPPFGKVKNFWYVMQKYLRDAHVPVCTEKPHGFHTFRFTLATRLLDEEIPIETKSAILGHSSSDTTRIYLRADINKLRQCALNPEAVYG, encoded by the coding sequence TTGGAATCATTAACAATAACTAAGCTAATAGAAAAGGCTCACGAAAATTTACTAAAGCAAAACCCAAGCGAGAGATATATCAGGCGGCATAAGCACATTTGGAAGCTCTTCTCAAACTATGCCCACAAGCATAAAATCACGTGTTTTAGCTCAGAACTGGTAGGCTGTTTTTTAAAAGAAGAATTGAATATTGAGTATACAGATGAAAATTTAAATGGTAATATATCTGTCCATGATTTTGAGACATTTGTCCGTCCCTTGCTTATGCTGTCTATTTTGCAATCAGGAGGAACAATTCTCCGTATATCCAAATTTAACAGAACAGAGGATATAGAATATTACCGAGAAATCATGAAGCATTATGAAGAACTTTGCCAAAAGCGGAACAACAGTAAATCCACCATTAATGCAAAATTATATACTATTCGTCCCTTTTTACTCCATCTTGCACAAAGCGGAATAGCAGATATTGCTCAAATGAAAGCTGAGCACATTCACCAGTATACAATTTTCATTGCGGCACGCGCGCTAAAATCCATAAATCAGAAAATGTGTCATCTTCGCACATTCATTGAATTTCTGTACGAGCAAAAATATATTTCCACGGATTTATCAAAATGTGTCCTTAAAGCACAGAAGCCTCGCCCACGCCTGGCACAAACATGGACAAAGGAAGAAATTGAACGAATTTTAGGGGTGATTGAGCGCGGAACATCTGTTGGAAAACGTGATTACGCAGTTTTTATGCTTGTTACTCAATTAGGGTTGCGAACCGGAGATATCGTAAATATGACATTTGATAATTTACTGTGGGCAGAATGCAAAATACGTTTCATACAGGATAAAACCGGTAAACCACAAGAATTACCGCTTACTGCTACTGTTGGAGATGCAATTATTGATTACTTGAAATATGGCCGCCCAAAGGATGATTGCTCGCAATATGTCTTTGTTCGCCACGCTCCTCCCTTTGGTAAAGTGAAAAACTTCTGGTATGTCATGCAAAAATATTTACGTGATGCACATGTTCCTGTCTGCACGGAGAAGCCTCACGGTTTTCATACCTTTCGCTTTACCTTGGCTACACGGTTACTGGATGAAGAAATACCGATTGAAACAAAATCTGCAATACTTGGACATTCAAGCTCTGACACCACCAGAATATATCTGCGTGCAGATATTAACAAACTTCGCCAGTGTGCACTGAACCCGGAGGCTGTGTATGGCTAA
- a CDS encoding tyrosine-type recombinase/integrase produces the protein MAKERNPIRTFEYTGPIGKHLEAFISEKRAVGFKYSAEAFRLREIDRLCIVLNTPPDSLPRNLVLEWGLKRSHESHKTWQSRQVVMRQLTEYFINHGLDTHLTTIEPLHKEYDFVPYIFSDDEIARIFSAADALKSYTWSPQRQEVLSLLFRILYCCGLRLGEALSLKLKDVDLENGVLTVIDGKNRTDRYIPMSPELTQRCRAFSAKMHQEHTQDSVFLPAPDGGFYSKGSMQYAWSQLLRAANIPRTDNGPRIHDLRHTFSVSCLKNWVRNGKDLNAMLPVLSAYLGHKRLSATGHYLRLTADMYPEVVSVFEANFGGVIPEGDYLHEED, from the coding sequence ATGGCTAAAGAACGCAATCCGATTAGAACATTTGAGTATACCGGGCCTATTGGCAAACATTTAGAAGCTTTCATTTCAGAAAAAAGAGCTGTTGGATTTAAATACAGTGCCGAAGCTTTTCGTTTGCGTGAGATAGATCGCCTCTGTATTGTATTGAATACGCCCCCTGACTCATTGCCACGCAATCTTGTCCTTGAATGGGGATTGAAGCGCTCCCATGAATCTCATAAAACATGGCAGAGTCGTCAAGTTGTAATGCGCCAGTTGACTGAGTATTTCATAAATCATGGTCTGGATACGCATTTGACAACGATTGAACCTCTCCACAAGGAATACGATTTCGTTCCCTATATTTTTTCGGATGATGAAATTGCAAGGATTTTTAGTGCGGCAGATGCGTTAAAGTCATACACCTGGTCTCCACAAAGGCAAGAGGTGCTATCGCTGCTGTTTAGAATACTGTATTGCTGCGGACTGCGATTGGGGGAGGCTTTATCTCTCAAATTAAAAGATGTTGATCTGGAAAATGGAGTTCTAACAGTAATTGATGGAAAAAACAGAACCGATCGCTATATCCCTATGTCGCCGGAGCTTACTCAAAGATGCCGTGCTTTTTCAGCTAAGATGCATCAAGAGCATACACAAGACAGTGTGTTTTTACCGGCTCCTGACGGCGGTTTCTATTCAAAGGGAAGTATGCAATATGCATGGAGTCAGCTATTAAGAGCTGCAAATATCCCGAGAACCGACAATGGTCCTCGTATTCATGATTTACGCCATACCTTTTCTGTTTCATGCCTAAAAAACTGGGTCCGTAACGGAAAGGATTTAAACGCTATGCTGCCAGTGCTTTCCGCATATTTAGGCCATAAACGGTTAAGTGCAACCGGGCATTATTTAAGATTGACGGCAGACATGTACCCGGAGGTTGTTTCAGTATTTGAAGCTAATTTTGGTGGTGTGATACCGGAAGGAGACTATTTGCATGAGGAAGACTGA